In a single window of the Agromyces sp. H17E-10 genome:
- a CDS encoding LuxR C-terminal-related transcriptional regulator: MAERVRVVIVDDHSIFRSGLKADLDDSVEVVGEAHDVESAVAAVVDAAPEVVLLDVHLPGAAVPAGSTGGAEVIRRAAPAVPGTRFLALSVSDKAEDVVGVIRAGARGYITKGSSGADVSRAVHAVASGDAVFSPKLAGFVLDAFGAAVGETAQASDELDRLSAREQEVMRLIARGYAYKEVAAELFISTKTVETHVSAVLRKLQLSSRHELTAWANARRLL; the protein is encoded by the coding sequence ATGGCTGAACGCGTGCGGGTCGTCATCGTCGACGACCACTCGATCTTCCGATCCGGCCTGAAGGCCGACCTCGACGACAGCGTCGAGGTCGTGGGGGAGGCGCACGACGTCGAGAGCGCCGTCGCCGCCGTCGTGGATGCCGCCCCCGAGGTCGTGCTGCTCGACGTGCATCTTCCGGGCGCCGCCGTTCCGGCGGGTTCGACCGGCGGGGCCGAGGTCATCCGACGCGCGGCGCCAGCGGTGCCGGGCACGAGGTTCCTCGCCCTGAGCGTCTCCGACAAGGCCGAAGACGTCGTGGGGGTCATCCGCGCGGGGGCGCGCGGCTACATCACGAAGGGCTCCTCGGGTGCCGACGTCAGTCGCGCGGTGCACGCCGTCGCGAGCGGCGACGCCGTGTTCTCGCCGAAGCTCGCCGGGTTCGTGCTCGACGCGTTCGGCGCGGCCGTGGGCGAGACCGCGCAGGCGAGCGACGAGCTCGACCGGCTGTCGGCCCGCGAGCAGGAGGTCATGCGCCTCATCGCCCGCGGCTACGCCTACAAGGAGGTCGCCGCCGAGCTGTTCATCTCTACGAAGACCGTCGAGACCCACGTCTCGGCGGTGCTGCGCAAGCTGCAGCTCTCGAGCCGGCACGAGCTCACCGCCTGGGCGAACGCGCGCCGTCTGCTCTGA
- a CDS encoding ATP-binding protein, translating into MTRPRACVATGVAAGLATHLGWPVALVRAAFVVTSLAWGAGLLLYLWLWVLTPWEEGEARPTRRAPVAWLLVAASAVLLVIGWTTPGGVVESGGNGLGWWFGALVAGVGLAVAAGAWATLVDRPDPERGPRQEFAVRVVVTALLAITALVLVLGPIASWYPVPTFAAALTVVLGILLVYVPTLIAKWRELTDERTKRIREEQRSEIAAHLHDSVLQTLALIQNRAGATSEVARIARAQERELRDWLFAGDAPADSDLGTDLRDFAADLEIDYPVTVDVVAVGEQRERASGELAAAAREAMLNAARHAGGEISVYVESTPDAVEVFVRDRGPGFALAEVPSDRLGVRQSIIGRMRRAGGSATVAPGAGGVGTEVRLRFPVDRQATERSGAEASHG; encoded by the coding sequence ATGACCCGCCCGCGCGCCTGCGTGGCGACGGGGGTCGCGGCGGGGCTCGCGACGCATCTCGGCTGGCCGGTCGCGCTCGTGCGCGCCGCGTTCGTGGTGACGAGTCTCGCGTGGGGCGCCGGGCTGCTGCTCTACCTCTGGTTGTGGGTGCTCACCCCGTGGGAGGAGGGCGAGGCGCGCCCGACCCGTCGCGCCCCGGTCGCGTGGCTGCTCGTGGCGGCGTCGGCCGTGCTGCTCGTGATCGGTTGGACGACCCCCGGCGGCGTCGTCGAGTCGGGCGGCAACGGCCTCGGCTGGTGGTTCGGTGCGCTCGTCGCCGGGGTCGGTCTCGCCGTGGCGGCGGGCGCCTGGGCGACGCTCGTCGACCGCCCCGACCCAGAACGCGGGCCGCGGCAGGAGTTCGCGGTGCGGGTCGTCGTGACGGCGCTGCTCGCGATCACGGCGCTCGTGCTCGTGCTCGGGCCGATCGCCTCGTGGTACCCGGTGCCGACGTTCGCCGCCGCGCTCACCGTCGTGCTCGGCATCCTGCTCGTCTACGTGCCGACGCTCATCGCGAAGTGGCGCGAGCTCACCGACGAGCGCACGAAGCGCATCCGCGAGGAGCAGCGCAGCGAGATCGCGGCCCACCTGCACGACTCGGTGCTGCAGACCCTCGCGCTCATCCAGAACCGGGCCGGAGCGACGAGCGAGGTCGCACGCATCGCGCGCGCCCAGGAGCGGGAGCTGCGCGACTGGCTGTTCGCCGGCGACGCCCCGGCCGACAGCGACCTCGGCACCGACCTGCGCGACTTCGCCGCCGACCTCGAGATCGACTACCCGGTGACGGTCGACGTCGTGGCCGTCGGCGAGCAGCGCGAGCGGGCCAGCGGCGAGCTCGCGGCGGCCGCGCGCGAGGCGATGCTCAACGCGGCGCGGCACGCGGGCGGCGAGATCTCGGTCTACGTCGAGTCGACGCCCGACGCGGTGGAGGTGTTCGTGCGCGACCGCGGGCCGGGCTTCGCGCTCGCCGAGGTGCCGAGCGATCGGCTCGGCGTGCGGCAGTCGATCATCGGGCGGATGCGGCGGGCCGGCGGCTCGGCGACGGTCGCGCCCGGCGCCGGCGGTGTCGGCACCGAGGTGCGCCTGCGGTTCCCGGTCGACCGGCAGGCGACCGAACGGAGCGGAGCGGAGGCGTCCCATGGCTGA
- a CDS encoding PspC domain-containing protein, producing METNQTVPEADSETPGSGPVPEDARDHDDAAGAADSSGRTAAAGQHAGGAAGSAPDPSRDAHGGDPADRAAGPGFYAWLRRLGVPRRAGWLGGVCAGVGARIGVDPIIVRGIVVVIAVLGAPFVLVYAIAWLLLPDTEGEIHLERLMRGTVDPAIVGIAVMGVIGFIPLVQGGWLGWRWWPEWPSLYVGGLDLVAPLRIVWALAIVGAIVALIVWLVHRASRNTPAGGGERVASAPATGPGQPAADAPTEAAASAAASAPFVAAAVVAPATPPPTGEPEIPPMGADAAEIADWRARQEAWRESQAAWKSSQAEAARLARQEAAEENRARARQLAAQADAARAARRAARPRASAAFVFTMLGLAVVAGAVAAIWALGEPDTAEFTVPLAISVATMTLALGMIVAALLRRRSGALAALTAVSLVATFAGAAGVYAPNGTLIGPNASISLGYPQQLVQPVGDALITMGAYDGYPDDAQVVTLTQGTGDAYLMVDEYSTVAVDATEAGDIDITLIGRDGSRSSVPVSDAEGRVFRLSGDESRVISAPSSGKIDAWLILRQGSGSVTIEIQKG from the coding sequence ATGGAGACGAACCAGACCGTGCCCGAGGCGGACTCGGAGACACCCGGGTCCGGCCCAGTGCCGGAGGACGCGAGGGACCACGACGACGCTGCGGGGGCGGCTGACTCGAGCGGTCGGACCGCGGCCGCCGGCCAGCACGCCGGAGGCGCGGCCGGTTCGGCTCCTGACCCTTCGAGAGATGCGCACGGCGGCGACCCTGCCGATCGGGCCGCGGGGCCGGGCTTCTACGCCTGGCTCCGCCGGCTCGGCGTGCCCCGTCGGGCGGGCTGGCTCGGCGGTGTGTGCGCCGGAGTCGGCGCCCGGATCGGCGTCGACCCGATCATCGTGCGCGGCATCGTCGTCGTCATCGCCGTGCTCGGCGCGCCGTTCGTGCTCGTCTACGCGATCGCGTGGCTGCTGCTGCCCGACACCGAGGGCGAGATCCACCTCGAGCGCCTCATGCGCGGCACGGTCGACCCCGCGATCGTGGGCATCGCCGTGATGGGCGTCATCGGCTTCATCCCGCTCGTGCAGGGCGGGTGGCTCGGCTGGCGCTGGTGGCCCGAGTGGCCCTCGCTGTACGTCGGCGGGCTCGACCTCGTCGCACCGCTGCGGATCGTCTGGGCGCTCGCCATCGTCGGCGCGATCGTCGCCCTCATCGTCTGGCTCGTACATCGAGCCTCCCGGAACACCCCGGCCGGCGGCGGTGAGCGCGTGGCTTCCGCGCCCGCCACCGGTCCGGGGCAGCCCGCTGCGGATGCCCCGACGGAGGCCGCGGCTTCGGCTGCGGCATCCGCCCCGTTCGTCGCTGCCGCCGTCGTGGCGCCCGCGACGCCCCCGCCGACAGGAGAGCCCGAAATTCCCCCCATGGGCGCCGACGCCGCCGAGATCGCCGACTGGCGCGCCCGACAGGAGGCCTGGCGCGAGTCGCAGGCTGCCTGGAAGTCGAGCCAGGCCGAGGCCGCCCGCCTCGCGCGCCAGGAGGCCGCCGAGGAGAACCGGGCCAGGGCGCGTCAGCTCGCGGCACAGGCCGACGCCGCACGCGCCGCTCGGCGAGCTGCGCGCCCCCGGGCGAGCGCCGCGTTCGTCTTCACGATGCTCGGCCTCGCCGTGGTGGCCGGCGCCGTCGCCGCGATCTGGGCGCTCGGCGAGCCCGACACGGCGGAGTTCACCGTGCCGCTCGCGATCTCGGTCGCTACGATGACGCTCGCGTTGGGCATGATCGTCGCGGCCCTGCTCCGCCGGCGCAGCGGTGCGCTCGCCGCACTCACCGCGGTGAGCCTCGTCGCGACGTTCGCCGGCGCCGCGGGCGTCTACGCGCCGAACGGTACGCTCATCGGCCCCAATGCCTCGATCTCGCTCGGCTACCCGCAGCAGCTCGTGCAACCGGTCGGCGATGCGCTCATCACGATGGGCGCCTACGACGGCTATCCCGATGACGCCCAGGTCGTGACGCTCACGCAGGGCACAGGCGACGCCTACCTGATGGTCGACGAGTATTCGACCGTGGCGGTCGACGCCACCGAGGCGGGCGACATCGACATCACCCTCATCGGACGGGACGGCAGCAGGTCGTCGGTTCCAGTCAGCGACGCCGAGGGGCGGGTCTTCCGGCTGAGTGGAGACGAGAGCCGAGTCATCTCGGCCCCCTCGAGCGGCAAGATCGACGCCTGGTTGATCCTGCGACAGGGGTCGGGTTCCGTGACGATCGAGATCCAGAAGGGCTGA
- a CDS encoding UDP-N-acetylmuramate dehydrogenase, with product MTDATTFSELTTLRVGGPITRLVTATTQRDLVDLAREAWQSDAPWLALGGGSNLLVGDEGFDGTVIRVATRGIEVLPGAAEGSVRLRVQAGETWDDLVDWTVEQGFSGLEALSGIPGSVGAAPVQNIGAYGQELEAVLVGIEFLDEGADAPRRMTADELELGYRTSVLKQGLAGIVVSVELDLHDTSAEHAVLGEALGQPIAYAQLAGALGVQLGDRVPIARVRETVLALRASKGMVLDPDDPDSVSAGSFFTNPIVTERVARTMPADAPRWYVEPDEPDEVTPLSTLASGTPLDAFLELQASLEASDAPAEPLENAPGPLVKLSAAWLIEQSGIRRGFALPGSRAAISSKHTLALTNRGGASAGELVQLARFVQQRVQSEFGIVLRPEPVLVGVEL from the coding sequence ATGACCGACGCCACGACCTTCTCCGAGCTCACGACCCTGCGGGTCGGCGGGCCGATCACGCGACTCGTCACGGCGACGACGCAGCGCGACCTCGTCGACCTGGCCCGAGAGGCCTGGCAGTCGGACGCCCCATGGCTCGCGCTCGGCGGCGGGTCGAACCTGCTCGTGGGCGACGAGGGCTTCGACGGCACCGTGATCCGCGTGGCGACGCGCGGCATCGAGGTGCTGCCCGGTGCCGCCGAGGGGTCGGTGCGCCTCCGCGTGCAGGCCGGCGAGACGTGGGACGACCTCGTCGACTGGACCGTCGAGCAGGGCTTCTCGGGCCTCGAGGCGCTGTCGGGCATCCCCGGTTCGGTCGGCGCGGCCCCAGTGCAGAACATCGGCGCCTACGGCCAGGAGCTCGAGGCGGTGCTCGTCGGCATCGAGTTCCTCGACGAGGGCGCCGACGCCCCGCGCCGCATGACGGCCGACGAGCTCGAGCTCGGCTACCGCACCTCGGTGCTCAAGCAGGGCCTCGCGGGCATCGTCGTCTCGGTCGAGCTCGACCTGCACGACACGTCGGCCGAGCACGCCGTGCTCGGCGAGGCGCTCGGACAGCCGATCGCGTACGCGCAGCTCGCGGGCGCACTCGGCGTGCAGCTCGGCGACCGCGTGCCGATCGCGCGGGTGCGCGAGACCGTGCTCGCGCTGCGTGCCTCGAAGGGCATGGTGCTCGACCCCGACGACCCCGACTCGGTGAGCGCCGGATCGTTCTTCACCAACCCCATCGTCACCGAGCGCGTCGCGCGCACGATGCCGGCCGACGCGCCCCGCTGGTACGTCGAGCCCGACGAACCCGACGAGGTCACCCCGCTGTCGACGCTCGCCTCCGGAACCCCGCTCGACGCGTTCCTCGAGCTGCAGGCCTCGCTCGAGGCATCCGACGCGCCCGCCGAACCGCTCGAAAATGCCCCCGGCCCGCTCGTGAAGCTGTCGGCCGCATGGCTCATCGAGCAGTCGGGTATCCGCCGCGGGTTCGCGCTGCCCGGTTCGCGTGCCGCGATCTCGTCGAAGCACACGCTCGCGCTCACGAACCGCGGTGGAGCGAGCGCGGGCGAGCTCGTGCAGCTCGCCCGGTTCGTGCAGCAGCGGGTGCAGTCCGAATTCGGCATCGTGCTGCGACCCGAGCCGGTGCTCGTGGGCGTCGAGCTGTAA
- a CDS encoding MaoC family dehydratase, with product MPTPDLASLAVGDVVAERAFELTRDSLVRYAGASGDFNPIHYRDDVAASVGLPGVLAHGMLTMGFAVQPVVDWVGDPARVTDYQVRFTRPVVVDPEQGAEVTVVAKVGQLDAEASEARIDLTVSFDGATVLGKAQVRVALG from the coding sequence ATGCCGACCCCCGACCTCGCCTCCCTCGCCGTCGGCGACGTCGTCGCCGAGCGGGCCTTCGAGCTCACGCGCGACTCGCTCGTGCGCTACGCCGGCGCCTCGGGCGACTTCAATCCGATCCACTACCGCGACGACGTCGCCGCATCGGTCGGACTGCCCGGCGTGCTCGCCCACGGCATGCTCACCATGGGCTTCGCCGTGCAGCCCGTCGTCGACTGGGTCGGCGACCCCGCCCGCGTCACCGACTACCAGGTGCGGTTCACGCGCCCGGTCGTCGTCGACCCCGAACAGGGCGCCGAGGTGACCGTCGTCGCGAAGGTCGGCCAGCTCGACGCCGAGGCCTCCGAGGCGCGCATCGACCTCACCGTGTCGTTCGACGGTGCGACCGTGCTCGGCAAGGCGCAGGTTCGCGTCGCACTCGGCTGA
- a CDS encoding FAS1-like dehydratase domain-containing protein has product MSVNPELQGRVLPPTEPYLVGREKVREFARAVFATNPINLDPEAARAAGHADVVAPPTFAVVVQEHTLAQLLADPDAGIDFSRVVHGDQRFTSSRAIVAGDLLTATLTVSSVKTLGAHSMVTAESVITDEGGAHVVTAISTLVIRGED; this is encoded by the coding sequence GTCTTACCGCCCACCGAGCCGTACCTCGTCGGTCGCGAGAAGGTGCGCGAGTTCGCCCGCGCCGTGTTCGCGACGAACCCGATCAACCTCGACCCCGAGGCCGCGCGTGCCGCCGGTCACGCCGACGTGGTCGCCCCGCCGACCTTCGCGGTCGTCGTGCAGGAGCACACGCTCGCCCAGCTGCTCGCCGACCCCGACGCCGGCATCGACTTCTCGCGCGTCGTGCACGGCGACCAGCGGTTCACGTCGAGCCGCGCGATCGTCGCGGGCGACCTGCTCACCGCGACCCTCACCGTCTCGAGCGTGAAGACGCTCGGCGCCCACTCGATGGTCACGGCCGAGTCGGTCATCACCGACGAGGGCGGCGCGCACGTCGTCACCGCGATCTCGACGCTCGTCATCCGAGGAGAAGACTGA